A genomic region of Pyrus communis chromosome 14, drPyrComm1.1, whole genome shotgun sequence contains the following coding sequences:
- the LOC137715232 gene encoding uncharacterized protein, which yields MFYRGKFADGGDGREMGSKRQRLSEPGSSFYGSSPGSSYMYNPTPYAYVGQPPPFPVVKLRGLPFDCTEVDVAEFFHGLDIVDVLFVHKNGKFTGEAFCVLGYPLQVDFALQKNRQNMGRRYVEVFRSKRQEYYKAIAQEVSDSRGGSPRRNAPRAKSYDEGKDSAEHTGVLRLRGLPFSAGKDDIMDFFKDYVLSESSIHFTMNSEGRPTGEGFVEFASAEDSKAAMAKDRMTLGSRYIELFPATHDELDEAISRGR from the exons ATGTTCTACAGAGG TAAATTTGCTGATGGTGGTGATGGCCGCGAAATGGGTTCAAAGCGTCAGCGGCTAAGTGAGCCAGGATCTTCATTCTATGGGTCCTCCCCCGGCTCAAGTTATATGTACAATCCAACTCCTTATGCATATGTTGGACAACCTCCGCCTTTCCCTGTTGTCAAGCTTCGTGGTCTACCATTTGATTGCACAGAAGTTGATGTTGCTGAGTTCTTCCATGGTCTTGACATTGTTGATGTTCTTTTTGTCCACAAGAATGGCAAGTTCACTGGGGAAGCTTTTTGTGTTTTGGGGTATCCTCTCCAGGTTGATTTTGCCCTGCAAAAGAATAGGCAGAACATGGGCAGGAGATATGTTGAAGTGTTCAGAAGTAAGAGGCAGGAATATTACAAGGCAATAGCCCAAGAAGTATCTGATTCTCGTGGTGGTTCCCCTCGCAGAAATGCCCCAAGGGCCAAATCTTATGATGAAGGGAAGGACTCAGCGGAGCATACTGGGGTATTGCGGTTGAGGGGATTGCCATTTTCAGCTGGGAAGGATGACATAATGGATTTCTTTAAGGACTATGTGTTGTCAGAATCctcaattcatttcacaatgaATTCAGAAGGGAGGCCGACCGGGGAAGGTTTTGTGGAGTTTGCAAGTGCAGAAGACTCCAAGGCAGCGATGGCCAAGGATAGGATGACGCTTGGAAGTCGATACATAGAGTTGTTCCCCGCCACGCATGATGAGTTGGATGAAGCAATATCCAGAGGACGGTGA